In Harpia harpyja isolate bHarHar1 chromosome 12, bHarHar1 primary haplotype, whole genome shotgun sequence, a single window of DNA contains:
- the KCNE4 gene encoding potassium voltage-gated channel subfamily E member 4 — MLKMDHANMTQAVLDAESRNMEKNNGNEYFYILIVMSFYGIFLIGIMLGYMKSKRQEKKSNLLLLYKDEEREWGEAVKPLPTISGLKSVQIPMMLNMLQESMVPSLSCTICSMEGSSVSSESSSPDVHFTIQEEVLDAELGEVSETLLNESSEGSAENIHKNS, encoded by the coding sequence ATGCTGAAGATGGACCATGCAAACATGACCCAAGCCGTGCTTGATGCTGAATCCCGCAACATGGAGAAGAACAATGGCAACGAGTACTTTTACATTCTGATCGTCATGTCTTTCTACGGGATCTTCCTGATAGGGATAATGCTTGGCTACATGAAATCCAAAAGACAAGAGAAGAAGTCCAATTTGCTTCTGCTCTACAAAGATGAGGAGAGAGAATGGGGTGAAGCTGTGAAGCCTCTACCAACCATATCGGGGCTGAAATCTGTCCAGATCCCCATGATGCTGAACATGCTGCAGGAGAGCATGGTGCCGTCCCTGTCCTGCACCATCTGCTCGATGGAAGGCAGCAGTGTGAGCTCCGAATCCTCCTCCCCAGACGTGCACTTCACCATCCAGGAGGAAGTGCTGGATGCTGAACTGGGGGAAGTGTCAGAAACGCTCCTCAATGAGAGCAGCGAGGGATCTGCGGAAAACATCCACAAGAACTCCTAG